From Tiliqua scincoides isolate rTilSci1 chromosome 2, rTilSci1.hap2, whole genome shotgun sequence, the proteins below share one genomic window:
- the PHF24 gene encoding PHD finger protein 24, with product MGVLLSKRQTVEQVQKVSLAVSAFKDGLRERPAAKHKSEGATSRRGTLEDAVQELKEEEATDGVSSAGSSQQEDPSARRAAWERLRDGRGVEPEEFDRASCFTPPAFVRPTRGQPSNEPIEISLEQREQVTTDEMCEVCEVWTAESLFPCRVCTRVYHDGCLRRMGFLPRDEAARALEAAHTEAGWSCYYCDNLNLLLTEEEMSSLADTFQRCKVTPEHPLSLEDFLSYKRLVSEQEEERSGSKEQAERNNLQFSALDPEKRGHVDWGDFLSHESLLLLQRTRTQNSLLRLLTVKERERARGAFLALDPHRDGLIGEAECRRAQHTWFHKRHKETPSCSVSISHVGPMSESSPASSTSSQSQEKALLSTESEEPSRTTDWPTFLKESAIYILAARPNSPAIHLKPLP from the exons ATGGGGGTGTTGCTGTCCAAGCGGCAAACGGTGGAGCAAGtgcagaaggtcagcctggcagTGTCAGCCTTCAAGGACGGGCTGCGTGAGCGCCCTGCTGCTAAGCACAAGTCAGAAGGAGCCACCAGCCGGCGGGGGACCTTGGAGGATGCAGTGCAGGAACTCAAAGAGGAGGAAGCCACAGATGGAGTGTCCTCGGCaggctcctcacagcaggagGACCCCAGTGCCCGGCGGGCAGCCTGGGAGAGACTGCGTGATGGGCGAGGGGTGGAGCCCGAAGAGTTTGACCGGGCCAGCTGCTTCACCCCCCCAGCCTTTGTCCGTCCCACGCGGGGGCAGCCCAGCAATGAACCCATTGAGATCAGCCTGGAGCAGCGGGAGCAG gtgaCCACTGATGAGATGTGCGAAGTGTGTGAGGTGTGGACAGCAGAGAGCCTCTTTCCCTGCCGTGTGTGTACACGGGTCTACCACGATGGCTGCCTGCGCCGCATGGGGTTTCTGCCTCGCGATGAAGCCGCCAGGGCCCTAGAGGCAGCCCACACTGAGGCTGGCTGGAGCTGCTACTATTGC GACAACCTCAACCTGCTCCTCACAGAAGAAGAAATGAGCAGTCTGGCAGACACCTTCCAGAGATGCAAGGTCACCCCTG AGCACCCACTGAGCCTGGAGGACTTCCTGAGCTATAAGCGCCTGGTGAGCGAGCAGGAGGAAGAGCGTTCTGGGAGCAAGGAGCAGGCGGAGCGCAACAACCTGCAGTTCTCGGCCCTGGACCCTGAGAAGAGAGGCCACGTGGACTGGGGGGACTTCCTCTCTCACGAgtccctcctgctgctgcagcgGACACGCACGCAG AACTCGCTGCTCCGCCTGCTGACagtcaaggagagagagagggcgcGAGGCGCATTCCTGGCCCTGGACCCGCACAGGGATGGGCTCATCGGGGAGGCCGAGTGTCGGCGTGCTCAGCACACCTGGTTCCACAAGCGGCACAAGGAGACGCCCTCCTGCAGTGTCAG CATCAGCCACGTGGGTCCCATGTCGGAAAGTAGTCCAGCCAGCAGCACTAGCAGCCAAAGCCAAGAGAAGGCGCTCTTGAGCACGGAGTCGGAGGAGCCAAG CCGAACGACTGACTGGCCAACCTTCCTGAAGGAGAGCGCCATCTACATCCTTGCTGCCCGACCCAATAGCCCTGCCATCCACCTCAAGCCACTGCCATAA